Genomic DNA from uncultured Erythrobacter sp.:
CAAAGTTGCACCCGAACAATTGCTTGGCTCGTTCAATTGCCAGCATTTCGACAACGTCGGCATAGTCGCAGCCGCCATAATAGCGCTTGCCCGGATAACCTTCGGCATATTTGTTGGTGAAAACGCTTCCAGCGGCTTCGAGCACGGCGCGGCTCGCGATGTTTTCGCTGGCGATCAGTTCGATCTTGTCGCGCTGGCGGGCGAGTTCGCTGTCGATCGCGGCGGCAATTTCCGGATCGGCTGCGGCAAGATCGTCATTCCAGAACCCGTCCATAGGGTTCACAACGTCGGAGGGCTGAGTGCTCATTGATGGGTCTCGATATGATCGGGCAGAACGGGCGGTTTGCCGAGTTTTGCAACGCGGCGCTGATGGCGGCCACTCGGATCACCGGCATCGGCGAATTCGGTGTCCAGGAATGTAGCTACGCAAGACTTGGCCATTTCGATGCCAATCAGCCGAGCACCCATGGCGATTGCGTTCGCATCATTGTGCTCGCGCGCGAGGGCGGCGGACAGCGGCTCTGACACAAGAGCGCAGCGTACGTCGGGGTGGCGATTCACGCTGATCGATATCCCGATGCCCGATCCGCACAGGGCAATTCCAAATTCGGCGGTTCCATCGGCAATGACTTCGGCCAGTTTATAGCCGTAATCGGGATAGTCGACGCTCTCGCCCTCATCGGGGCCCAGGTCGGCAACTTCGTGGCCAATATCCATCAACCATTCGGCGAGTTGCGCTTTAAGGTTGGTCGCGGCGTGATCGGAAGCAATAGCAATGCGCATGTGGGGCTACATAGTGATGTGAAGCGATTCTCTCCACCCCGCGATGGCCGCTTTTCTACGGTGGGGTCGCGTCGTCAGGCGAGCTTTTTGCCCAGCCACTTCCAGAGCTTTTCGATCTCTTTGGCCGCCTTGCCTTCCGGATCGATTTCGGCAGCGGTTTCTCCCTTGGCGCTGGAGCGATGGAATGCGGCGCGGTCACCCAGTTCGACCGAACAGATTTTCAGGCCCATGGCCTTGGCGGCTTTGCGCGCATCCTTGGTCAACACGGTTGCGCCTGCCGGCACTCCATTGAGGACGACGTAAGCGGGCTTCTTCGCGAATTCGACGAGATCGGCAATCGGTTCAAGCGCGTGCAGATCGAAAGCGCGCGGTTTAGTAGGGATGAGCACCAAGTCGGCAAGTTTGATCGCTTCGCGAGCGGCCGCGTCCGCATGTGGCGGCGTGTCGATTACAGTGAAGTCGACCCCGTTCTTTTGCGCGCTCTCGATCGTGCGACCAAGCCGGGCAGGGGGGCTTGTGACGACCACTGGCAGATAATCTCCGCGCCAGTCCGACCAAGCGGCAGCGGTCGCCTGCGGATCGGTGTCGATCACGCAGCTCTCATGCCCAGCCTGCGCAGCGCGGGTGGCGAGATTGACCGCGAGGGTCGTCTTTCCGGAGCCGCCCTTTTGACTGACGATGGCTATGGTTGTTGGACTATTTACCGAAGGCATCGCTGCGCCCCTCGCCAGACTTTAGTTGCTGTTCCGAAGGCTACTCTTCGTTCACGCCTTCTTCGGTTGAACCGCTGCGATACTCAACGATCCGAGTCATTAGATCAGGCATCCGGTCCATTACGAGTGCCAGAGTTTTGTCTATGTGCCGCTGATTGGCGGCAGCGAAATCAGGGTGCGAAAGAACCTCCGCGCTCTTGAGCATGAAGCTCTTACCGCTGTCGGTCGACACAAAGGCCAAAATGTCGCGAAGTTCCTGCTCAGAGTAGATCTTCGAGAATGATTTTGCCCAGCTGTCCATCAGGTCAGGGATCGACTCCTTCAGGATGACATTCGTTTCCGCGAGTGTTTCCTTCTGCCAGTCCTCTATGATCGCCACGGCACCGTCATCATTGATCTGGTCGCGGAGCGATTGCAGCACCTGCGCTTCCATTTGCTCGGCTACGGCTCGGAACATCGGTTCGCGGGTTTCTTCGGGATAGGAGATCGCGAGTATCTCGTTCGCTAGGTCAAGGCGTATCTGTTCCGACGATGCAGCTGCCGATACAGCAGTTTCTTCGGCGAAGGCAGGACCGGCGAATCCTGAAGCCAAAGCGACCGAGGCGAGCAAGTTGCGCAGAACTGTCACTGATCCAGGAACGACCGCATCTTCCGCGACCGCGATGGATGCTTCAGCTTGCGCAGCGCTTTCGCTTCGATCTGACGGATACGCTCACGCGTCACCGAGAATTGCTGGCCGACCTCTTCCAGAGTGTGGTCGGTGTTCATCCCGATGCCGAAGCGCATGCGTAGCACGCGTTCTTCACGCGGAGTGAGCGAGGCGAGCACCCGGGTGACGGTTTCC
This window encodes:
- the parA gene encoding ParA family partition ATPase; protein product: MPSVNSPTTIAIVSQKGGSGKTTLAVNLATRAAQAGHESCVIDTDPQATAAAWSDWRGDYLPVVVTSPPARLGRTIESAQKNGVDFTVIDTPPHADAAAREAIKLADLVLIPTKPRAFDLHALEPIADLVEFAKKPAYVVLNGVPAGATVLTKDARKAAKAMGLKICSVELGDRAAFHRSSAKGETAAEIDPEGKAAKEIEKLWKWLGKKLA
- a CDS encoding RpiB/LacA/LacB family sugar-phosphate isomerase, coding for MRIAIASDHAATNLKAQLAEWLMDIGHEVADLGPDEGESVDYPDYGYKLAEVIADGTAEFGIALCGSGIGISISVNRHPDVRCALVSEPLSAALAREHNDANAIAMGARLIGIEMAKSCVATFLDTEFADAGDPSGRHQRRVAKLGKPPVLPDHIETHQ